The window TTGTCCAACGGTGCGCATGGACAAATGATCGAAGACTGTCAGGATGATCAGGGCGAAGATCCGCCAGTGCTGGCAGTGACGTACTGCCAAGCACGGTAACTGACGGTTCAACCTCCCATAGCAGGATGTCTCTTTCGGGGATTTTCCGTTCATCAAGATACTCGATTTCAACCAGATGATTCCGACCGCTACCGTCAGGGCTATCATATGGCGATATGGATCGGACATGTGCAAGTCGCTTTCTGACTCGCACGGCCTGACCGACTTCTGGTGTTAGTTCAACCATCGGAGTTGGAGTCAATAAGGGTTGGATATCGAAAGCTGTTTCACAATCCACGAATTCCGTCCTGCGGCGTTCCCGGAGCAACATCTCACTGGTTGGCAAGACGGAGTCTTTCTGCAACGAGGAGGTTGTGGAGTATCATGCACCGGGTGCCTCGAGCGGTACACATAATTAACCCCCCACAGGCGACAGAGTCAAGAGGATTAAGACCTGGCATAGAAGAATCGCTTGTCCGGTGATGTTTTACAGATTGACGATGGGATTTGTAAGAAGCCCTGCGGTAAGTGGTGTTTTCTTCGCACTGGGGTTGTCCGTGGGGTAACAGTTTAGATGGCTGGCGGTGGTCAAGTCACTGGTCAATTTGATGTACTGAAAACGGCGATCTCTCGGCGATTCGGGGTGGGAGGGTGAGTTTCCAGCGAGATGCAAGGTGCTGTTTTCCAGAGAGAAGGGGAGAGGCTTGGTCTCGGGCAGGATCGGCATCTTCCTAATATTCAAGAGGATAGGCTCAGAGCCCGCGCCCTCCAGAACTACTCTCGCGCGGCTCTCGGCCCGTCTGGGCTCAGCACTTTTGGACGCAGTGCGAGATCGCTGAGGATGAATGAGCCGCTGACGGCGCACGGGGCGCCCTTGCATTCGCGCGTGACGCTCTGATTATTCCTTCGCCGGATAGTAGTAGACATCTCCCTTGCGGACTTCGAACTCGCCCTCGCACCGTTCACAGACATATTCGCCGTCCGGCAGCGGACTCAGCTTGAGATGGCAGTGCGGGCACTCCACATCGTAACGCGGGAGGTAGTGCAGATAGCCTTCCCGAAGCTCGAAGGGCAGCTTGCAGGCTTGGCAGACATAGTCGCCGTCATTGCCGACAAACAGCGTCGTCTTGCAGTGCGGGCACTCGATTTCACGGCGCTTGATGACGAGTGCATTCTTGGATTGCCGGAACCGCGGCCAGAGTTCGGACAGCACGGATTCGAGATTGTCCCAGTAGTCGCCGTGATCGAATGAACGGAAGTTGTGATTGACGATCTTGGGATTGCGGGCTCGAATGGCGCTGTTGCCAATGGCATCGGAGGCAATCCAGGGCAGCACGGAGTCCTGAGTAGAATAACCGTTGTAAATCCGGCCGTGGATTTCCGAGGCGGAGACATTCCAATCGAGCGCTTCATCGTCAGGATCGGTGAGAGTCGCTCCGGCCAGCATAATACAATCCTGGATCCGGAACTCATCCCAGGTGCTGACCGCGAGCGCGTAGTGGATCACCCGCGCACCCAGCGAATAGCCGATGAGATTGATGGGGAGTCGTTTGAAGATCGGCTCACGCGACA of the bacterium genome contains:
- a CDS encoding DUF726 domain-containing protein; the protein is MPIVPTYGQSKLIPISWGPEREINLFIPGLETLDDREKLDSLVHRILRVRPRGKVYLLFWRVYSALGSALTVPQYAQPGKRRKQPQFLPCVEFDVPTLVHVIGKGSLYSSARSYAEELGWSLKQRLSREPIFKRLPINLIGYSLGARVIHYALAVSTWDEFRIQDCIMLAGATLTDPDDEALDWNVSASEIHGRIYNGYSTQDSVLPWIASDAIGNSAIRARNPKIVNHNFRSFDHGDYWDNLESVLSELWPRFRQSKNALVIKRREIECPHCKTTLFVGNDGDYVCQACKLPFELREGYLHYLPRYDVECPHCHLKLSPLPDGEYVCERCEGEFEVRKGDVYYYPAKE